The nucleotide window TCCGATCCGGGCTGCCAGGGACAGCAGCTCCCCTCCATCCAGCCGCAGCTTCCACAGCTGCGCGAGCCCCAGAAGGGTCACCGCCGCGTCCGAGGATCCGCCTCCCAGTCCGGAGGCGGGGGGGATGTGCTTGCGGAGCTCGATCTCGATGCCCCGATCCACCCCGTAGGTGTCCCGGAGCAGTTGGGCGGTCCGGAATACGAGGTTCTGTTCGTCGGTGGGCACCGCCCGGTGGTCGCATCGCACCGTGACACTCCGCTCCACCTCCCGCAGGATCACGATGTCGTGCAGCTCGAGGGTGTGCAGTACCGTCACGATCTCGTGGTACCCGTCCGGGCGTCGGCCGAGGACGTCGAGGGTGAGGTTCACCTTCGCATAGGCGTTGAGCCGCAGCTCCTTCACCAGCACCTCCCTCGGAGAGGCATACCCTTCCCCTGAGCTAGGGGCTACCCCTCTTCCGAGTTCCCAATCCCCCCACGCATCCGGCCAGCCCCTCCCGGGGATGCGGGAAAGATCCCTTTCATCTTGGACGGGAACCCCTCGGAATCCTACCGAACTGGAGGAAGATCCAAAAGTGGTACGCCGCGAGGAGATCCGCTATGCTGGGGAACTGCGCAGGGCTTTCTGTGAGAGGTCGGGGTGTCGCGTTCCCTCCGAGTCCACCGGAGCCTAGGACGGTTCCTCCGGGCAGCAGGGTTGCTGGTCCTGTTGGCGTTGGGGGGATTCCTGGCCTGGAACCTCGCCCGGATCATCTCCGCCGCGGGAGTTCTCTCCTTCGTGCGTCTCGGTGGGGACCCGCGGTTCGCATGGCCTCTACAGATCCGGGACCGCGTGAACGTCCTTCTCATCGGCACGGACATCACCCTCAACACCCGCCGCCAGGTCGTCTCGAATCTCGCGCGGGCGGATACCCTGATCCTCATGTCCTTCGACCCACACACCCGCACCGCCCAGTTTCTCTCCATTCCCCGGGACACCCGGGTCCACCTTCCGAACCACGGCACCTCGAAGATCAACGCCGCATACGCCTTTGGTGGCGTCCCCCTCACCATCCGAGCGGTGGAGGTGCTCCTGGGCGTCCGGGTGCACTACTACCTGAAGATGGGCGCGGAGTCCTTTGCCCGGCTCGTGGACGCGGTGGGTGGCGTGTGGGTGGACGTGGAGCAGGACATGCACTACCAGGACTGGTGGGGGGGCTTCTCCGTGAACCTCAAAAAGGGGCGGCGGTTGCTCACGGGGGAGCAGGCCATGGGCTATGCCCGGTTCCGAATGGACGAGTTGGGCGACATCGGGCGCGTCCAGCGCCAGCAGAAGGTGATCCGAGCCCTTTTCGCCCGGATGCGGGAGCCTCAGACGGTGCTCCGGTTCCCCCAGCTCCTCCACTGGTTCCGCACCCGCACCCAGACCAACCTCGACCTCCAGAAGGTCCTGGCCCTCGGCTGGTTTTTGCGCGGGATCGGCACGGATCGCATCCGCACCGCCACGCTACCGGGCCGATTCGCCCCCTCGTTCTGGGAGCCGGATGAACCCCGGGTGCGGGCAGTGGTGCTGGAGATGTTCTACGGCCTGGACCCGCACGCGGTGGCGCAGACCCGGGTGGAAGTCCTGAACGCGAGCGAGGTGCCAGGCATGGCCCGGGAGGTGGCCGCACGGCTGGAGCGGATGGGATTCCTCGTGGTCCGGGTGGGCCTTGCCCCAAAGCCCCGAAACCAGACCGCCATCCTCTCCCACCGGGGGGACGCGCGTCTGGCCCGGGCAGTGCGGGAGATGCTGGGAACCGGAGCGCTCGCCACCCGCCCCACCCGGAACGTGTACGTGGATCTCACGGTGCTTGTGGGGAGGGACTATGCACGCCGCCGCCTCCTGGCCCGGCGATCCGGAATCCCTTAATGCGCCTGGAGATCCCCAGCCGCGGAGAGACCGAGGTTGGAGGTGATCTCCCCGCACCGGGCCAGGGCCTCCGCAAGGGCCAGGAACTCCTGCAGGGAAAGCGTCTCCCCGCGCCGGCGGAGCGCCACCCTTGCCCGCTCCGCCGCTGCTTCCAGCGCCGCCGCGGGGATCCCCAGGGTCCGGAGGGCATTCCGCAGCTGTTTGCGACGGTGAGCGAAGGCGGCCCGGATCACGCGGAACAGCAGGGCTTCGTCCACCGAGCCGGGGGGAGGATGCGGCCGCAGGACCACCACCGCGGAGTGCACTCTGGGCGGCGGGAGGAAAGCGCGGGGGGGGATTCGCAGGGCGATCTCCACCCGGGCCCGATACTGAACGAGGAGACTCAACAGCCCGTAATCCTTCGTCCCCGGACAGGCGGCCATGCGTTCCGCCACCTCCCGCTGGACCATGAGCACCAGGCGCTCCAGGTCCGGAACCTCCTCCAGGAGGCGCACGGTGAGCGATGAAGCGATCTGGTAGGGAAGGTTGCTCACCACCTTGCGGACAAACCCCGGAGGAAAGAGGGACCGCAGGTCCAGGGTGAGGATGTCGGCCTGCACGATCTGCACGTTGGGAAGGCCCGAAACCTGCTCCCGCAACACAGCCTGGAGGGCGGGATCCACCTCCACCGCCACCACCCAGCCCGCGCGCCTGGCGAGCTGCTCCGTTAAGGTTCCCGTCCCGGCCCCCACCTCCAGCACCGCATCCTGGGGCCCCAGGTCCGCCAGGGCCACGATGCGCTCCAGAACCCGGGCATCCACGAGGAAGTGCTGCCCCAGCCTCCGCTTGGGCTGTAGGTGATGGCGACGGAGGGCGGCCCGGAGGTCCTGCCTCAACACACCCCCATTCTAGGACGGAGACAGGGTCATTGGCCCAGGATCCATACCCGGACCCGACGTCGGCCCCATCGTAGGGCCTCCCGTACGGAGTTGAAGCACACGTCGATGCGCAGCCCCCGGATGGCTCCCCCGGTGTCCGCGGCGATGGCGGTTCCGTACCCCTCCACGTACACCACGGTTCCCAGCGGGATCACCCGGGGATCCACCGCGATCACCCCGTGGCGGGCCCGCAGGCCCGTGGCGGTCACCGCATCCACCCCCCGATCCCCGTACGGCGCGTAGGCACTCGCGGTGACCACCAGGGAAGGTCGACGGATCAGTTCTCCCCGGGAAGGGATGTACCCACGTCCGATGCGTACCACCTGCGGTTGCGGCGGGAGGATCACCCGGTGCCCAACCTTCTCCCTGCGCACCACTTGCCCGTCCACTCGGATTATCCGGTAGCGTCGCTCGACCACGCCCGGCCGGCCGGGTTGGATCACCTCCGCTCCCCGGGCGAACAGCGCCCGCACCACCCGGTACGTCACGGGAAAGGGAACGGTCTCGCGCACCACCTCGGTTTCCTCTCGCACCCGCTGCACCCGGATCTCGCTCCCGCTCTCCAGGGGAGCGTCCAGAGGGGGAGAAACCCGATCTAAGGACTGGAGACGGATCCCCACAGCCTCCAGGACCTCTCGGGGGGTCCGGGCAAGGGTACGCAGGGAATGGATCCTCCCATCCACCCGGATCCGCACGGGAATCGCCCGCACCACCGTCACCCGGATCCCGGGCGCAAGAGGCGTGGCAAGCGGCGGGAAGACCGCGTCTTCCGGACGGAGGGAGATCTGCCGCTCCAGCAGGAGGTCTGCCACGGTCCGGGAGCGGGTGAGCACCGCTTCCACGCGACCGTCCACCTCCAGCTCCACCACTACCCCCTCCTCTGCGGCTCCCCGGAGACCCGCCACCAGGACCAGTCCAGCCACCATCACCTGCACAATCCCACGGTGCCCACACAGGCGCATCGGTTCCCTCCCTCGCTGTCCGGTATGTGGAACCACAGCCCCGACGGAAGGAAGGACGAATCGACCTGAATATTTACCTGTGCAACTGGAATGATCTTAGAGCATAAATTTTCATCAATTCAACTCGGCTTCAAAAGGGGGGTAGGGCAGGGAATTCAGAATTCCGGTGCGGAGGGAGGCCTGCGAAGGGGCGTGCCGATGAAGAGACCCTCACCTCCGAGGGTTTCCTGGAGACGTCCCTCCAGGAGGATCTGGACCGCGTCCACTCCGCGCATCCGGGTTGCCGTATAGACGATTTGGTAGACCCGGGCCAGCATGCTGGCGCTTCCCCCTCCCCGCTCAAACTCCCGGCTCAGGTTGACGTATGCGACCCCGCGCTCAACCCGCACGCCGAGGAGTCGGGTTCCGGAGGGGATTTCGGAGCTGTAGCCCATCCCCTGCTCCTCCGGGTTGGGGCCTTCCAGGAGGGACCGAAGGGCGTACGCTAGGCGCTCCGTGGGGGTTCGGCCGCGGGCCACCCGGAGACCGGGCGCAAGGCGCCCGGTGTTGCACTTCTCGTCCCAGTGTACGAAGTACACCAGGGTGGGCTCCTCCCGGGGCCAGGC belongs to Armatimonadota bacterium and includes:
- a CDS encoding LytR C-terminal domain-containing protein; its protein translation is MAARLERMGFLVVRVGLAPKPRNQTAILSHRGDARLARAVREMLGTGALATRPTRNVYVDLTVLVGRDYARRRLLARRSGIP
- the rsmA gene encoding 16S rRNA (adenine(1518)-N(6)/adenine(1519)-N(6))-dimethyltransferase RsmA is translated as MRQDLRAALRRHHLQPKRRLGQHFLVDARVLERIVALADLGPQDAVLEVGAGTGTLTEQLARRAGWVVAVEVDPALQAVLREQVSGLPNVQIVQADILTLDLRSLFPPGFVRKVVSNLPYQIASSLTVRLLEEVPDLERLVLMVQREVAERMAACPGTKDYGLLSLLVQYRARVEIALRIPPRAFLPPPRVHSAVVVLRPHPPPGSVDEALLFRVIRAAFAHRRKQLRNALRTLGIPAAALEAAAERARVALRRRGETLSLQEFLALAEALARCGEITSNLGLSAAGDLQAH
- a CDS encoding GerMN domain-containing protein is translated as MRRWLWWGALLVLGLGVVALWWAWPREEPTLVYFVHWDEKCNTGRLAPGLRVARGRTPTERLAYALRSLLEGPNPEEQGMGYSSEIPSGTRLLGVRVERGVAYVNLSREFERGGGSASMLARVYQIVYTATRMRGVDAVQILLEGRLQETLGGEGLFIGTPLRRPPSAPEF